In Nerophis ophidion isolate RoL-2023_Sa linkage group LG03, RoL_Noph_v1.0, whole genome shotgun sequence, the following are encoded in one genomic region:
- the LOC133548998 gene encoding gastrula zinc finger protein XlCGF57.1-like, translating into MCERTTAEYEEELSPTKEEKERQHQLLDAVFKEHQVVSHRTDVCKEHLLHKQQKWTCRMEQGKPQPRHFKEEEGESQPPHIKEEEEEYCISQEGENNGLEEVDVTKMPLTDVTVKSDGEVKSESKEKSEVEPSSSSSIQHMKIEADEDHCGGSQADKLLAPLSDSEDTTSHSPDTDDDMSCHADITHYKCSHCGKTFKYHCHLKIHIRTHTGEKPFTCSICSKRFSRKENMKIHIRTHTGEKPYSCSSCNKSFGLKATLLLHMRTHTGEKPYVCSICGKRFSQKHYLKAHTRKSTAEKTFSSSTHGEDHAQKTDLKPYMTPQTEDKPFMCIICKKRFSRKQQLQIHLRTHTGEKPYSCSNCWKSFGEKAKLILHMRTHTGEKPYSCSCCNKSFAYRSALVKHMNQRTGKKPVICSVCGKGFVQSEYLKEHMEMHAEKVLSCSACGEIFPCKYQCNKHKCAGQNSSSK; encoded by the exons atgtgcgaaagaacgacagcagagtacgaggaggaactttctccaacaaaagaggagaaggagcgacaacatcaactactggacgcagTTTTCAAGGAACATCAAGTTGTgtcacacagaacag atgtcTGTAAAGAACATCTTCTCCATAAGCAGCAGAAGTGGACCTGCCGGATGGAGCAGGGAAAACCACAACCCCGCCACTTTAAAGAGGAGGAGGGGGAGTCACAGcctcctcacattaaagaggaagaggaggaatacTGCATCAGTCAAGAAGGAGAGAATAatggactggaggaggttgatgtcaccaagatgccattGACTGATGTCACTGTGAAGAGTGACGGTGAGGTCAAAAGTGAAAGTAAGGAAAAGAGTGAGGTGGAACCTTCAAGCAGCAGCTCAATTCAACACATGAAAATAGAAGCTGACgaagaccactgtggaggatcacaagcagacaagctcttagctccactgtcagatagtgaggacacaacgtcacactctcctgacactgatgatgacaTGTCATGTCACGCTGACATCACACACTATAAATGCTCTCACTGTGGCAAAACTTTCAAATATCATTGTCATTTAAAAATACACATCagaacacacaccggtgaaaaaccaTTCACGTGCTCAATTTGTAGTAAGAGGTTCTCCCGGAAAGAAAATATGAAAATTCAcataagaacacacactggtgaaaaaccttattCCTGTTCAAGTTGCAACAAAAGCTTTGGATTAAAGGCGACACTTCTACtccacatgagaacgcacaccggtGAAAAACCGTACGTGTGCTCAATTTGTGGTAAAAGATTCTCTCAAAAGCATTATTTGAAAGCACACACAAGAAAAAGCACTGCTGAAAAAACGTTTTCATCTTCAACCCACGGTGAAGATCATGCACAAAAGACTGATTTGAAACCATATATGACTCCACAAACTGAAGACAAACCATTCATGTGCATAATTTGTAAGAAAAGATTCTCCCGAAAGCAACAGTTGCAAATTCACCTAagaacacacaccggtgaaaaaccaTATTCCTGTTCCAACTGCTGGAAAAGCTTTGGAGAAAAAGCCAAACTCATATTACatatgagaacgcacactggtgaaaaaccatattCCTGTTCatgctgcaacaaaagctttgcTTACCGATCGGCGCTTGTAAAACACATGAATCAACGCACCGGTAAAAAACCTGTTATCTGTTCGGTctgcggtaaaggttttgtacaaagtgaatatttgaaagaacacatgGAAATGCACGCTGAGAAAGTGTTGAGCTGCAGTGCTTGTGGTGAAATATTCCCTTGTAAATATCAATGTaacaaacacaagtgtgctggtcagaacagcagcagcaaatga
- the LOC133548997 gene encoding gastrula zinc finger protein XlCGF57.1-like — MCERTTAKYEEELSPTKEEKERQHQLLDAVFKKVVSHRTDVCKEHLLPEQQEWTCRMEQGKPQPRHFKEEEEEEGSQPPHIKEEEAEKQTPHIKEEEEEYCITQEGEHNNGLEEVDVTKMPLTVVTVKSEGEVKSESKEKRKVEPSSSSSIQHMKTEADEDHCGGSQADKLLAPLSDSEDTTSHSPDTDDDMSCHADITHYKCSHCGKTFKYHCHLKIHIRTHTGDKPFVCSFCSKSYSRKEQLKIHIRTHTGEKPYSCSSCNKSFGERTKLVLHMRTHTGEKPYMCSICGKRFSQKQHLKAHTRKSTAEKTCSSSTHSKQITQNTDLKPYMTPHTGHKPFMCIICKKRFSRKQQLEIHHRTHTGEKPYSCSNCWKSFGEKAKLILHMRTHTGEKPYSCSCCNKSYADRSALVKHMTRRTGEKPVICPVCGKGFERSEYLKEHMKMHAEKVLSCSACAEIFPCKYQCNKHKCAGENSSSK; from the coding sequence atgtcTGTAAAGAACATCTTCTCCCTGAGCAGCAGGAGTGGACCTGCCGGATGGAGCAGGGAAAACCACAACCCCGCCACtttaaagaggaggaggaggaggaggggtcaCAGcctcctcacattaaagaggaagaggcgGAGAAacagacccctcacattaaagaggaagaggaggaatacTGCATCACTCAAGAAGGAGAGCATAATAatggactggaggaggttgatgtcaccaagatgccattGACTGTTGTcactgtgaagagtgaaggtgaGGTCAAAAGTGAAAGTAAAGAGAAAAGAAAGGTGGAGCCTTCAAGCAGCAGCTCAATTCAACACATGAAAACAGAAGCTGATgaagaccactgtggaggatcacaagcagacaagctcttagctccactgtcagatagtgaggacacaacgtcacactctcctgacactgatgatgacaTGTCATGTCACGCTGACATCACACACTATAAATGCTCTCACTGTGGCAAAACTTTCAAATATCATTGTCATTTAAAAATACACATCAGAACACACACCGGGGACAAACCATTCGTGTGCTCATTTTGTAGTAAAAGCTATTCCCGTAAGGAACAATTGAAAATTCAcataagaacacacactggtgaaaaaccttattCTTGTTCAAGTTGCAACAAAAGCTTCGGAGAAAGGACAAAGCTTGTACtccacatgagaacgcacaccggtGAAAAACCGTACATGTGCTCAATTTGCGGTAAAAGATTCTCTCAAAAGCAACATTTGAAAGCCCACACAAGAAAAAGCACTGCTGAAAAAACATGTTCATCCTCAACCCACAGTAAACAAATAACACAAAATACTGATTTGAAACCATATATGACTCCACACACTGGACACAAACCATTCATGTGCATAATTTGTAAGAAAAGATTCTCCCGAAAGCAACAATTGGAAATTCACcatagaacacacactggtgaaaaaccatattCCTGTTCCAACTGCTGGAAAAGCTTTGGAGAAAAAGCCAAACTCATATTACatatgagaacgcacactggagaaaaaccatatTCCTGTTCATGCTGCAACAAAAGCTATGCCGACCGATCAGCGCTTGTAAAACACATGACTCGGCGCACCGGTGAAAAACCTGTTATCTGTCCGGTCTGCGGTAAAGGTTTTGAACGAAGTGAatatttgaaagaacacatgaaaaTGCACgctgagaaagtgttgagttgcagtgcgTGTGCTGAAATATTCCCTTGTAAATATCAATGTaacaaacacaagtgtgctggtgagaacagcagcagcaaatga